Proteins co-encoded in one Candidatus Zymogenus saltonus genomic window:
- the cobO gene encoding cob(I)yrinic acid a,c-diamide adenosyltransferase, whose product MKKPRRGLVQVYTGNGKGKTTAALGLAFRASGHGLKTYIVQFMKGDIYYGELGAAEKMPETITIRQMGRPDFVDKKNPAQIDIEMAEKALKLAKELITSGDYDLVVLDEINVALDFGLIRLDDVLELINKKPPEVELILTGRYAPKEIIEMADLVTEMVEVKHPYNAGVEARVGIER is encoded by the coding sequence GAAAGGGAAAGACAACGGCGGCGCTGGGCCTTGCGTTTCGGGCAAGCGGCCACGGCCTGAAGACCTATATAGTGCAGTTTATGAAGGGCGATATCTACTACGGCGAGCTCGGAGCGGCCGAAAAGATGCCGGAGACGATCACCATAAGGCAGATGGGACGACCCGACTTCGTCGATAAGAAGAATCCCGCCCAAATCGACATAGAGATGGCGGAGAAGGCGTTGAAGCTCGCGAAAGAGCTGATAACGAGCGGCGACTATGACCTCGTTGTCCTAGACGAGATCAACGTCGCCCTCGACTTCGGCCTGATAAGGCTCGATGATGTCTTGGAGCTTATCAATAAAAAGCCCCCCGAAGTCGAGCTTATCCTCACGGGGAGATACGCCCCGAAAGAGATAATCGAGATGGCCGACCTCGTAACCGAGATGGTAGAGGTAAAACACCCCTATAACGCCGGGGTCGAGGCGAGAGTGGGGATAGAGAGATAG